In Festucalex cinctus isolate MCC-2025b chromosome 1, RoL_Fcin_1.0, whole genome shotgun sequence, the sequence ACACTGGAAAGTACTTTTTGTCGAATGCGATAATAGTTAGGGGgtgaaaaaatctatatatccGTCATCAAGTAAAACACGGCCAATGTATAATAGTTTATTGAATAAATACTTGTCTAATCGAAGTACAATAATGTACCTAAACATAACATGAATTAATCGAGCAAATATGTGAGGCACGCAGCTAAAAATAACCTCAGCGTcatatagattttttatttatttattttttttagtgttgagACACTTTACGTTAAAATTTTAAGTGCaatcttaacatttttaatcgaacgtttgatttatattttttaaaaagggaaTGCTATTTTATTTgcggctttttttcttttttctttttttttttgtcattttccggTGACGCGTTTGCTTCCAGCATCAGCAGTTCGACGCAATGCATGCTGGGAAACTCCGGATGcgcggaggaaaaaaaaaaaatctattcaaacacaaacaggaagtgaaatgaaaataaagccGAGCTGCATCATTTTGATAACATGAAAATATGTTTGATTCATCGAGAGAATAATATTAACATGACTATGTGATAACCTAAAGGAGGGGGCGAAATGGGTCCTGGCCGACCTGAAAAGATCTTTTCGGATGACATCAAATGTAAGAACCAGTGCTGGCCCAAGCAAAATTAGATTTTGGAGCCCCCTATCAGCGCAAATAATACTGATTATTGGCAAATTCCGCAACACGATCAGCCGTGGGACTGATTTACACTATGACGCAATACTAAGTGGGACACTAACGTCATCTAAGTACCAACATAATAAAATACCCAATCATTTATTGAAAacataatttgatttattttagttttgaatAAAACGCAAAGCAAATGTACCaaaaaagtattaaataaaatgacaactttttaAAGTGACAACAAGTCGTCCGAGTTAAAGacatgacctcacttcctgttttccttccaatgattttgattttgttgacgtttatcctgtttttttttctgcgacCAGTCACGCATCCGTCAGTCACGGACGTCAGCAGAATGTGAGCCACGTCCCGATTGGACGCTCCCCATCATCCTTTGGTCTCGTCACCTGGTCCGCCCCGAGAAGTGAAGTGAGATGTCGCTCTTCTTCTCTGGAGCGGTCACCACcagtatgtccattttttttttctccccttcctCATGGTCATCATCACTCGCTCGATGCTAATTTTGAGCTAACGTTGGCTTCCCGTTCAGGTTCGCCAATCAAACGGCGCCTGAGGTCAAGCTCCGCCCAGCGGAGGTAAGCAGTTTTTGTCAGGGCAGATTCACATTGATTCAAGATCGTGTGACTCGtgtccacttcctgtttcactGTATGTCGACGCcccattttgtaatttgttgaTGCATGTGACATGCccacttaattttttattattacgtgACGTTTGTCCTCTTCCTGTTTTGCAATCACATGACTCATTTCCACTTCCTGTGTCATTATCATGTGACTtttggccacttcctgtttcacGATCAACTTCTACTTTCGGTTTAGCTTTCATGTGACGTTAGTCAGTTTCCTGTTCCACGACCTTGTGACTCatatccacttcctgttttattATTGCATAACATatgtccacttcctgtttttacaTAACTTGACTTctggccacttcctgtttcgtAATCACTCATGTCCACTTTCGGTTTAGCTGTCATGTGACTAGGTCACTTTCCTGTTTTGTTATCCCATGACTCAtatccacttcctgtttattattACATGACTTctggccacttcctgtttcgtGCTGTTATGTGACTAGGTCAATTTCCTGTTTTGTCATTTCAATGACTcaaatccacttcctgttttattattacatgactcatatccacttcctgtttgttatTACATGACTTatgttcacttcctgtttttgtatAACCTGACTTctggccacttcctgtttcctaATCAACTCATGTCCACTCTTGGTTTAGCTGTCATGTGACTAGGTCAATTTCCTGTTTTGTTATCCCATGACTCATATCCACTTCCCGTTTTATTATTACATGACTTctggccacttcctgtttcgtGCTGTTATGTGACTAGGTCAATTTCCTGTTTTGTCATTTCAATGACTcaaatccacttcctgttttattATTACATGACTCATATCCACTTCCTGTTGGTTATTACATGACTTatgttcacttcctgtttttgtatAACCTGACTTctggccacttcctgtttcctaATCAACTCATGTCCACTCTTGGTTTAGCTGTCATGTGACTAGGTCAATTTCCTGTTTTGTTATCCCATGACTCAtatccacttcctgtttattattACATGACTTctggccacttcctgtttcgtGCTGTTATGTGACTAGGTCAATTTCCTGTTTTGTCATTTCAATGACTcaaatccacttcctgttttattattacatgactcatatccacttcctgtttgttatTACATGACTTatgttcacttcctgtttttgtatAAACTGACTTctggccacttcctgtttcctaATCAACTCATGTCCACTCTTGGTTTAGCTGTCATGTGACTAGGTCAATTTCCTGTTTTGTTATCCCATGACTCATATCCACTTCCCATTTTATTATTACATGACTTctggccacttcctgttttgtcatCAACTCATGTCTACTTTTGGTTTAGCTGTGACGTGACTTTAGGTCAGTTTCCTGTTCCGCGATCTTGTGACTCagagccacttcctgttttattATTGCGTCACACatgtccacttcctgtttttccaTAACTTGACTTctggccacttcctgtttcatAATCAACTCATGTCGACTTATGCATGGTTTAGCTGTCATGTGAACTTAGCTCAATTTCCTGTTTTGCGATCTCGTGACTCACATCCACTTCCTTTTTATTACTgcgccacttcctgtttggcaaTCACCTGACGTCCGTCCGTTTTGCTGTCACCTGACCGCGAACAATCTGCCGGCGTCCGTCGCAGCCTGGACGTGTCCCTGCTGTCTCCCGACTCGTCGTACGTGTGCCGCCCGTCGTGGACCCCGTCGGACGGCGGCGTCCCTtcccgctgccgccgccgctcgCCCCGCCTCCTCACCAACGGCTACTACGCCGTGACCGACGACAGCTTCCTGCGGGACGAGGACGGCAACGTGTCGCTGACGTCCTGCGCCGCCAGCGTGTCCTACAAGGAGAACGCTTTCAGGTGGGAACGGGTTTGTAGGATGGTCCCGGTTTTCAGTCGGTTGGTCTTGGGTGGATCGACTGGGCGGGTGATCAGGTGGATCATGTTGTCGTGTtgcgtttgatttttttgttaagGGTATTCCGGAGGCGGCGACGTAAAGTGGGCGGTTCCCTGGCTCGCCTATTGAGCGACATCACCGAGAGCTGCCAGACCTGGCTGGACAGACGAGTCTTTGGGGGCGTCTTTCGGAACCAGGACCAGGTCCTGGACCCAAAGAAAGATCATGGCAACCAGGACCTGCTCCTGAACCAGGACCAGGACCGGGACTGGGCCCAGGGGGAAGGATTCACTTCGCTGGAAGAGCCGAGCTGGCCCGGCCTCGGCCGATCCCAAGCGGACAACGGCTGCAGCTTCTTCGCTTACGGTGCGAAGCCAACACAAACCGCGTTGTCCTTGTTCCATATTTTGTGTTGAATTGCGGAGATTTTGCCCTTCAGACCACAGCGAAGTGGCACCCCCACCTGACAAAGAGGCCCCGCCCCCCCAGCAGATGATCCAGGAGGAGATTTACTCTTTAATCGGTCAATCAGGCGAGCGCTTGCCCCAGTCGCTAGGCGGACTGTCGGAGCTCCTCCCGCCTCCTTCGACCTTTTACGGCAACGCCTGCCGGCAGCCCGACGTGCCTCGACGCGAAGGTCGTTTATTTACTCAAAGGCTCTTTTTTgagaaatgtattattatttaggcTGCTAttttagtttcattattattatattgtcattattatttcttatgtcatttttttaattaattatgtcttttttgttttatttgattattgtcGTTTTGATTTTAGTTAATAAGCTCTTTTTATTATTGATtcatacatttaatttaatttatttttttactattactttttttccccttatttcTTTACCTTATTCTGAATTTTACTtattaattacttttttatttatttagttacccAAACAttacatattaaagtttttacaATTCTTTAAAATTCCCTACTCTATTTACatttctttgtatttatttattactgttaCTATTGTTTTTACTTATTTCTTTACCTTTATTCggaatgttccttttttttcccttttagtatttttacttttaattttatttagttaccAAAACTTTGCATATTCAAACTtttaaatttctttacactatatttacatttctttttatttagttttagttttattgctacttttatttttatttttttacttgaaacACTTTAAATTTTACTACTTTTAttcagattattttttatttatttaattaaactaattaatttaattcacttttattctgttttttttagggggatttttttattattattactttcaaTTTTATTAATACAACATTTACcgttatttttgttctttttttttttctttttttttatttatttatttatttttttaccaattctaagatgagtttagtaagttttTGACCTCCTTTATTCAGTTAaggttcattttaaaaaaatttgttgACTCTGTtaatgtagtttttgttttgaataacaTTGTCATTTCTAATTATTCTATTTGATTTTTCCTTGCGTTTGTTGCGTTTCAAGGCAGAACGCCGAAGACGCTTTTCGCTTTGGTCTTCGCCTTCTTCGTCTTCACGACGCTCTGCTGGGGGTAAACGAAaacgtttcatgtttttatttccatcttATGAATTATGACGAGAAATTGTTGCTGCATGCGTCATGTTGTGACCGCATCGTTTCCTTTTTTCAGATGTTTGGCGGCGTGCGTGctgacgacggcggcggcggcgtgcgCGATGATAACGACCACCGCGCACCCGCGTGAGTGTTACACGATCAGTCGCGACAAACGCCGCAAGGTTGGCGTGTGCGCTTTACGTGCAACGCTGTACAATGTTGTCGTCTCGCTTCAGGTGCGAGGACGTCAACCCGGCTGGGAGGAGGCTGGCGGCGCACCAAAACCGAGGTGGGtcaatcggaaaaaaaaaaaaaatctattcggaGATTTGAACAAGAAAAGTAATCAAGTCAAAAAGAACAAGTCAAAAAGTGAATCCTTAtcaaaatcataataataatattaagtaatgaaacaaaaattgattattataaaaaaaaaattaaaaaaggaagaaaatattaataggtaagaagtaaaaaaaaaaaaatgtatggatttaaaaaatgagattaCTCAAACCAGCCTagaaataaatgtacttttttttccattttaaaaaactttaaaaatcgAAAGGAGAGATGGATGAAAGAGGGATGAAAGATGAACAGaaggatagagagagagagatgatgagctggatggatgaaaggatgaaagagaGATAGATGGATGAAAGATGGACAGAGACAGGAGGATGGAgcaagagagagggagggggggagATGGATGGAAgagggacagacagacagacgagagagagagagagagagagagagagagagagaagaggtaTGATAGATAGAAAAATGTCTGGCGAAATAGAGAGAGGGATTTTAAactggatgatggatggatggaagagagagagcgagcgaagGGTCTTTTCAAAATAAGTAACTGATTACTGGAAGcagtcaaatttttttttttttttttttttagtcaaacaaaacatgttcctgaatgtatttaaaaaaaacgtgaaacTTCCTTTGATGCTTTTCTTCCACTTTGTTCAGGACATCACTTCACGCAACGAGTGAACGGCCAGACTGCAGCGCCACCAACATGCACAcagacgttgtttttttttgttttttgtcaaaacagCTCTGACGAGTGTCCCAACagatccccaaaaaaaacacaaaaaacaaacaaacttatttCTGGCGTACCAAATGAACAAGAGACAATCCCGAGGAAACGCTCGCGTTCCTTCCATCCATGGTGCTGTTGGTTGCCATAGCAACCAAGGACGGGATTCTCATCGCCATGGCGACCAAACTCTCCTTTTCAAGCAAAGGTGAGGCTTGTTGacacttttgcacatttgcatCATGTAATAGTATTGTAGTTTTATTTACCTCTCACACTCAcctaaaaaaaactcacacacttagcaaaaacaaaaattctcaAACTCACCACAAAAGCTCTCACATAGGAGAGTAGTATGtgtaaggtgtttttgtttttatgagaaAGTTTTAGTAAGTACAAACTTTGTTGGGtaagtgaatgtatgtgtgagAAGTTTTTGGGTGTAACTCAGTTTGTTGGCGTTTGAGCGGTTTTGGTTTGGATGTTTGTGTGAGAGTTTTATAGCATGAGAGGTTTTTATGCACATGTGACACTGTGCGAGTTTTCTTCTTATGCATGCGTGAATTTGTTTTTCTGTGTATGGAagagagtttgttttttttttaatgtgtggaaaggtatatttttgtgaatgtgatttttttatgggGATACATGAGAGGATTTGTGGTGTGTGCAAGGTTTTCAGGTGAGTGTCGAGTGTTTTTTGAAGTCGTTTTTAGGT encodes:
- the tmem71 gene encoding transmembrane protein 71, producing MSLFFSGAVTTSSPIKRRLRSSSAQRSLDVSLLSPDSSYVCRPSWTPSDGGVPSRCRRRSPRLLTNGYYAVTDDSFLRDEDGNVSLTSCAASVSYKENAFRVFRRRRRKVGGSLARLLSDITESCQTWLDRRVFGGVFRNQDQVLDPKKDHGNQDLLLNQDQDRDWAQGEGFTSLEEPSWPGLGRSQADNGCSFFAYDHSEVAPPPDKEAPPPQQMIQEEIYSLIGQSGERLPQSLGGLSELLPPPSTFYGNACRQPDVPRREGRTPKTLFALVFAFFVFTTLCWGCLAACVLTTAAAACAMITTTAHPRARTSTRLGGGWRRTKTEDITSRNE